The Microbacterium sp. Nx66 genome contains a region encoding:
- a CDS encoding ATP-dependent Clp protease proteolytic subunit, with protein MYTPTFQSAGNLPSSRYVLPQFEERTAYGFKRQDPYNKLFEDRVIFLGVQVDDASADDVMAQLLVLESQDSERDITMYINSPGGSFTAMTAIYDTMQYVAPQIQTVVLGQAASAASVLLAAGAPGKRLALPNARVLMHQPAMGEAGHGQASDIEIQAAEILRMRTWLEETMARHTGKPVEQVNRDIDRDKILSANEALEYGIVDQVLTSRKRA; from the coding sequence ATGTACACACCCACGTTCCAGTCCGCCGGAAACCTGCCCTCCAGCCGTTATGTGCTGCCGCAGTTCGAAGAGCGCACCGCCTACGGCTTCAAGCGCCAGGACCCGTACAACAAGCTGTTCGAAGACCGCGTGATCTTCCTCGGCGTGCAGGTCGACGACGCGTCGGCCGACGATGTCATGGCGCAGCTCCTCGTCCTGGAGAGCCAGGATTCCGAGCGCGACATCACCATGTACATCAACTCGCCCGGTGGCTCCTTCACCGCGATGACGGCGATCTACGACACGATGCAGTACGTCGCGCCGCAGATCCAGACCGTCGTGCTCGGCCAGGCGGCCTCGGCCGCCTCCGTGCTGCTCGCGGCGGGTGCCCCCGGCAAGCGTCTCGCGCTGCCGAACGCCCGCGTGCTGATGCACCAGCCGGCGATGGGAGAGGCCGGGCACGGTCAGGCCTCGGACATCGAGATCCAGGCGGCGGAGATCCTCCGCATGCGCACCTGGCTGGAGGAGACCATGGCCCGTCACACCGGCAAGCCGGTCGAGCAGGTCAACCGCGACATCGATCGCGACAAGATCCTCTCGGCCAACGAGGCGCTGGAGTACGGCATCGTCGACCAGGTGCTCACCTCGCGCAAGCGCGCGTAA
- a CDS encoding ATP-dependent Clp protease proteolytic subunit: MAEPLVATSVFDRLLKDRIIWLGSEVRDDNANEICAKILLLAAEDSEKDIYLYINSPGGSITAGMAIYDTMQFVPNDIVTVGIGMAASMGQLLLTSGTKGKRYITPNARVLLHQPHGGFGGTASDIQTQAQLILSMKKRLAEITASQTGKPVEQINADGDRDRWFTAEEALEYGFVDHIREHASDVTGGGGTGVE; encoded by the coding sequence ATGGCTGAACCCCTCGTCGCGACAAGCGTCTTCGACAGGTTGCTGAAGGACCGCATCATCTGGCTCGGCTCGGAGGTGCGAGACGACAACGCCAACGAGATCTGCGCGAAGATCCTCCTTCTCGCCGCCGAAGACTCCGAGAAGGACATCTACCTCTACATCAACTCGCCCGGCGGCTCGATCACCGCGGGCATGGCGATCTACGACACGATGCAGTTCGTGCCGAACGACATCGTCACCGTCGGCATCGGCATGGCCGCGTCCATGGGTCAGCTGCTGCTGACCAGCGGCACCAAGGGCAAGCGCTACATCACCCCGAACGCCCGCGTGCTGCTGCACCAGCCGCACGGCGGCTTCGGCGGCACCGCGAGCGACATCCAGACCCAGGCGCAGCTCATCCTGTCGATGAAGAAGCGCCTCGCCGAGATCACCGCGTCGCAGACCGGCAAGCCCGTCGAGCAGATCAACGCCGACGGCGACCGCGACCGCTGGTTCACGGCGGAGGAGGCCCTCGAGTACGGCTTCGTCGACCACATCCGCGAGCACGCCAGCGACGTCACCGGCGGCGGCGGCACGGGCGTCGAGTAA
- a CDS encoding tetratricopeptide repeat protein gives MTSWDDRIDQVWADASGEEVGDETIARIDALAAERGADDARAEFERAGARDSAGRPAEAVELYRRALALGLDEEHRPQCVIQLASSLRNLGDYDEALRVIRAEEEIAADGPYRDAVAVVHALILASAGRPAQGLSVAILALVPHLPRYHRSMTAYAQEIAGSDT, from the coding sequence ATGACGAGCTGGGACGACCGCATCGATCAGGTGTGGGCGGACGCCTCGGGAGAAGAGGTCGGCGACGAGACGATCGCGCGCATCGACGCCCTCGCCGCGGAACGGGGCGCGGACGACGCCCGGGCCGAGTTCGAGCGCGCCGGTGCCCGCGATTCCGCCGGACGCCCGGCGGAGGCCGTGGAGCTCTACCGTCGCGCCCTGGCGCTCGGCCTCGATGAGGAGCATCGCCCGCAGTGCGTGATCCAGCTCGCGAGCTCGCTGCGCAACCTCGGCGACTACGACGAGGCGCTGCGCGTCATCCGCGCCGAGGAGGAGATCGCGGCGGACGGACCGTATCGCGACGCGGTCGCGGTGGTGCACGCCCTCATCCTCGCCAGTGCCGGCCGGCCCGCGCAGGGCCTGTCGGTGGCCATCCTCGCGCTCGTCCCGCACCTGCCGCGCTACCACCGATCCATGACGGCGTATGCGCAGGAGATCGCCGGCAGCGACACCTGA